A single genomic interval of Oryza sativa Japonica Group chromosome 7, ASM3414082v1 harbors:
- the LOC4342358 gene encoding uncharacterized protein translates to MAKALRSLAGKLRPLVASTLRRAPASRSLHPEDKLSGNTNPKIKPLTFHNAEEDARIMFENINERARVVAEPMVAFRRRQNRIVIAAAASGCVVGTVVMGVFLCQD, encoded by the exons ATGGCTAAGGCGCTGCGCTCTCTCGCCGGGAAGCTCAGGCCGCTGGTCGCATCCACCCTCCGCCGGGCGCCGGCGTCGCGCTCCCTCCACCCCGAG GATAAGTTGAGTGGCAACACAAATCCTAAGATTAAGCCCCTTACTTTCCATAATGCTGAGGAGGACGCTCGCATTATGTTTGAGAACATCAATGAGAGAGCACG AGTGGTAGCGGAACCGATGGTGGCATTTCGGAGGAGGCAAAACAGGATTGTGATTGCGGCGGCTGCTTCTGGATGCGTTGTTGGTACTGTTGTGATGGGCGTTTTTCTTTGTCAGGATTGA